The following proteins are encoded in a genomic region of Gossypium hirsutum isolate 1008001.06 chromosome D05, Gossypium_hirsutum_v2.1, whole genome shotgun sequence:
- the LOC107903285 gene encoding EPIDERMAL PATTERNING FACTOR-like protein 5 encodes MKQRMCCLLIAILLTTCWIHASSTTSLESHDFVPRQQGTVPEFSGAVNFEPKQGGVEIGNGGVGNEREETYRSRMMGRLGSRPPNCERKCGRCRPCVATQIPATTDKLGIQYTNYEPEGWKCKCGSTFFNP; translated from the exons ATGAAGCAAAGAATGTGCTGTCTTCTCATTGCTATTCTGCTGACTACATGCTGGATTCATGCATCATCAACCACGTCTTTAGAATCTCATGATTTTGTTCCTCGTCAACAAG GTACTGTTCCAGAGTTCTCAGGGGCAGTTAACTTTGAGCCTAAACAG GGCGGTGTTGAAATCGGCAATGGTGGAGTAGGTAATGAGCGAGAAGAAACATATAGGAGTAGAATGATGGGAAGACTTGGATCGAGGCCACCGAATTGCGAACGCAAGTGCGGAAGGTGCAGGCCATGTGTTGCCACTCAAATCCCAGCAACGACGGATAAACTGGGGATTCAGTACACCAATTATGAGCCTGAAGGATGGAAATGCAAATGTGGGTCCACTTTCTTCAACCCATAA
- the LOC107907132 gene encoding IQ domain-containing protein IQM1: MGLSLSLLLSAWQQILSHRFFDLTYNVGLSSKDVEMTVRVNSFKRTDSDTVTTTNSAIGSDNKIQRKNSITLKTSKPDRNNVVLEKTLSFKDLVQDQRKSLVSSGSNGLMHKPMPTLSLPEPTILFSPRPVSELDAAAVKLQKVYKSYRTRRNLADCAVVVEELWWKVLDLAELKQSSVSFFDVEKPESAVSRWARAKTRAAKVGKGLSKDEKAQKLALRHWLEAIDPRHRYGHNLHLYYDVWFSSESSQPFFYWLDVGDGKEVNLVKCPRKKLQQQCITYLGPKEREGYEVIVDHGKLVFRQSGLPVNTTAECKWIFVLSTTRSLYVGRKEKGKFQHSSFLAGGATTAAGRLVARDGALEAIWPYSGHYLPTEENFLEFISFLEENHVNLTNVKRCAIDDDNSYGQAPPKEPKPEPMVGSNETKKIDVGDEGDSIRGAETSTDEHHRDEKRSSTKAPTPPVFAKRLSCKWTTGFGPRIGCVRDYPTDLQSKALEQVNLSPRVTPGFVKFGPIPSPRPSPRIHLSPRIAGMGLPSPRPVATTN; the protein is encoded by the exons ATGGGATTATCGCTTTCCTTGTTACTCTCAGCCTGGCAACAAATTCTAAGTCACAGGTTCTTCGATTTGACTTACAATGTCGGTCTGAGTTCTAAAGATGTAGAGATGACGGTGAGAGTAAATAGCTTCAAGAGAACGGATTCGGACACCGTCACCACCACCAACTCAGCTATTGGGTCGGATAATAAGATTCAAAGGAAAAATTCAATAACATTGAAAACAAGCAAACCTGATCGTAATAACGTAGTGCTTGAGAAAACGTTGTCGTTCAAGGACCTGGTTCAAGACCAAAGGAAATCATTAGTTTCAAGTGGCTCGAATGGATTAATGCATAAACCAATGCCTACACTTTCACTGCCTGAACCAACGATTTTATTTTCACCCAGACCCGTTAGTGAGCTTGATGCGGCTGCTGTTAAGCTTCAAAAAGTGTATAAAAGCTATCGGACTCGAAGAAACCTTGCGGATTGTGCAGTGGTGGTTGAGGAGCTATGGTGGAAGGTATTAGACCTTGCAGAACTTAAGCAAAGTTCTGTTTCGTTCTTCGATGTTGAAAAACCTGAATCTGCTGTTTCACGATGGGCAAGAGCCAAGACAAGAGCTGCTAAG GTGGGAAAGGGTTTGTCCAAGGATGAAAAAGCTCAGAAATTAGCCCTTCGGCACTGGCTTGAAGCG ATTGATCCAAGACATCGGTATGGGCATAACTTACACCTGTATTATGACGTTTGGTTCTCAAGTGAAAGCTCGCAGCCTTTCTTCTACtg gTTGGATGTTGGAGATGGGAAAGAAGTAAATCTTGTCAAATGTCCAAGGAAAAAGTTACAACAGCAATGCATCACATATCTTGGACCA AAAGAAAGGGAAGGATATGAGGTAATAGTTGACCATGGGAAGCTTGTTTTTAGGCAAAGTGGGTTACCAGTGAATACAACAGCTGAATGCAAATGGATATTTGTCCTTAGCACAACTAGGTCCTTGTATGTGGGTCGAAAGGAAAAGGGTAAATTTCAACATTCTAGTTTTCTAGCCGGTGGTGCCACTACCGCAGCTGGAAGATTGGTCGCTCGTGATGGCGCTCTTGAG GCTATATGGCCATACAGTGGTCATTATCTACCTACGGAAGAAAATTTCTTGGAATTCATTAGCTTCCTTGAGGAAAATCATGTGAATCTCACTAATGTTAAg AGGTGTGCTATTGATGATGATAACTCTTACGGGCAAGCCCCACCTAAGGAACCAAAACCAGAACCAATGGTCGGTTCTAATGAAACCAAGAAAATTGATGTTGGGGATGAAGGTGACAGCATCAGGGGGGCGGAAACAAGCACTGATGAGCATCACCGTGATGAAAAGAGAAGCAGCACCAAGGCGCCAACACCACCAGTGTTCGCTAAGAGATTATCATGCAAGTGGACCACAGGGTTTGGACCCCGCATCGGGTGCGTGCGCGACTACCCCACTGATCTACAGTCAAAAGCACTTGAACAAGTTAACCTATCACCAAGGGTTACTCCTGGGTTCGTGAAGTTTGGCCCAATTCCATCACCAAGGCCCAGTCCAAGGATCCATCTTTCCCCAAGGATAGCAGGCATGGGACTGCCAAGTCCAAGGCCCGTTGCAACAACTAACTAA